A single region of the Fusarium keratoplasticum isolate Fu6.1 chromosome 7, whole genome shotgun sequence genome encodes:
- a CDS encoding MFS domain-containing protein, producing MSQLGAVPKPQGAQSPPAPSYPTGFAFGMTLFALFISLFCVALDSTIIATAIPRITDQFHALQDVGWYGSSYLLTKCAFQLPFGKSFRFFSLKWTFLAALFIFEIGSVLCAAAQSSEMLIVGRTIAGIGCAGISSGGLIIIANITPMEKRATYQSLYGGIFGIASVVGPLVGGAFTDKVSWRWCFYINLPLGAVSAAFIVFSLRLPSKPNPLKEQGILGLLWNLDPVGFVLFVPSIICLLFTLQWGGTTYAWNSGQIIALFVVFGITLIAFVGSQIWLGEAGTVPPRIAKQRTIFASSLFTFCLAGTFFLLSYFIPIYFQAVKGATALRSGIDTIPLILPNVIGILFAGFGTSTIGYYVPFIYLAVIIAPIGAGLLTTLGPNTSAGKWIGYQILFGFGSGCGFQLPQVAAQIVLPPRDIPMGISVSMLFQGLGGAVLISAANNVLNEKLLHYINDLGISGVNGMDVINAGATGFRDVIPAEHIGQVVDAYNRALRKTFQIALIMACLSALPAALLEWKSVKKGGSAETKPKANSAPPSTSDIEKASS from the exons ATGTCTCAACTAGGCGCCGTGCCAAagcctcaaggagctcaatCACCGCCAGCTCCTTCGTATCCGACAGGCTTCGCTTTTGGAATGACCTTGTTcgctctcttcatctctctcttttgcGTTGCATTGGACAGCACCATAATCGCCACGGCCATCCCACGAATCACCGACCAGTTCCACGCACTGCAAGATGTGGGCTGGTATGGGTCGTCCTATCTTCTGACGAAATGTG CCTTTCAACTGCCTTTTGGGAAATCCTTCCGTTTCTTCAGTCTCAAATGGACCTTTCTTGCTGCCTTGTTCATCTTTGAGATTGGCTCAGTCCTCTGCGCAGCTGCTCAATCTTCAGAAATGCTCATAGTGGGT CGCACAATTGCTGGCATTGGCTGTGCTGGCATCTCCAGCGGcggcctcatcatcatcgccaacattACACCCATGGAGAAGCGAGCCACGTACCAGAGTCTCTACGGTGGGATATTTGGCATTGCCTCTGTCGTGGGACCACTGGTAGGTGGAGCATTCACTGACAAGGTATCCTGGCGCTGGTGCTTCTACATCAACCTACCGCTTGGCGCAGTCTCGGCCGCTttcatcgtcttctctcTACGCCTGCCGTCGAAGCCCAATCCCCTCAAGGAACAAGGAATCTTGGGACTCTTGTGGAACCTCGACCCGGTTGGATTCGTCCTGTTTGTGCCTAGTATCATTTGTCTTTTGTTCACTCTCCAG TGGGGAGGCACCACTTATGCCTGGAATAGTGGTCAGATAATCGCCTTGTTTGTGGTCTTCGGTATCACGCTCATTGCGTTTGTCGGCAGTCAGATCTGGCTAGGTGAGGCAGGGACTG TCCCACCTCGCATTGCGAAACAACGGACAATCTTTGCCTCGAGTTTGTTCACATTTTGCCTCGCGGGTaccttctttctcctcaGTTACTTCATACCCATCTACTTTCAGGCTGTCAAAGGGGCAACAGCCCTCAGGTCAGGTATCGACACAATCCCTCTCATTCTCCCCAATGTCATTGGTATCCTCTTCGCGGGCTTCGGAACAAGCACGATCGGATATTATGTCCCCTTCATCTACCTGGCGGTCATCATTGCCCCCATCGGCGCCGGTCTCTTGACGACTCTTGGACCTAACACCAGCGCGGGCAAGTGGATTGGCTACCAGATCCTCTTTGGCTTTGGATCTGGCTGTGGCTTTCAACTTCCCCAAGTTGCGGCCCAGATCGTGTTACCTCCTCGCGACATTCCCATGGGAATATCGGTATCGATGCTGTTCCAAGGCTTGGGTGGTGCCGTGTTGATAAGCGCCGCGAATAATGTGCTCAATGAAAAGCTGCTGCACTACATCAACGACCTTGGAATCTCTGGTGTGAATGGCATGGACGTCATAAATGCTGGTGCTACGGGCTTTCGCGACGTCATACCCGCTGAGCACATTGGCCAAGTCGTTGACGCCTATAATAGGGCTCTCCGCAAGACCTTTCAGATTGCCCTGATCATGGCGTGCCTCAGTGCTCTTCCTGCTGCCCTGTTGGAGTGGAAGAGTGTGAAGAAGGGTGGCTCGGCGGAGACTAAACCCAAGGCGAATTCCGCCCCGCCCTCAACTAGCGACATTGAGAAAGCTTCCTCTTAG